One segment of Neobacillus endophyticus DNA contains the following:
- the fumC gene encoding class II fumarate hydratase, with the protein MGNFRIEKDTLGEVQVPQDKFWGAQTQRSKDNFKIGSEKMPLEVIYGLVYIKKAAAIVNHRLGKLNESKMNAITKVCDQILSGTYDDHFPLAVWQTGSGTQSNMNVNEVIANRANHLLQEMAGEDTSQEKIHPNDDVNMSQSSNDTFPTAMHIAAYIKIVERLLPAIEELKNTLNEKEKSFISIVKIGRTHLQDATPLTLGQEISGWRFMLDKNEQMLIESAQHLLSLAIGGTAVGTGINADPKFGTMVAEQIEASTGYKFTSSENKFHALTSHDEIVYVHGSLKALAADMMKIANDVRWLASGPRSGIGEISIPANEPGSSIMPGKVNPTQSEAMTMVACQVFGNDAAIGFAASQGNFELNVFKPVIIHNLIQSIRLLSDGIRSFKKNCAVGIEANIDVIKGHVERSLMLVTALNPHIGYEKAAEIAKLAFKDNSTLKTAALKTGYLTEEQFEEWIKPEKMV; encoded by the coding sequence TTGGGAAACTTTAGAATCGAGAAGGATACGCTTGGTGAAGTACAAGTTCCGCAGGATAAATTTTGGGGAGCACAAACACAGCGGAGCAAAGATAATTTCAAAATTGGTTCTGAAAAGATGCCATTGGAGGTTATTTATGGCCTCGTATACATTAAAAAAGCAGCAGCTATTGTCAATCATCGATTAGGCAAGCTTAATGAATCCAAAATGAATGCCATTACAAAGGTGTGTGATCAGATTTTAAGTGGAACATATGATGATCATTTCCCATTGGCAGTCTGGCAAACGGGCAGCGGTACTCAATCGAACATGAATGTAAATGAGGTGATTGCCAATCGAGCCAATCACTTGCTGCAAGAAATGGCAGGGGAAGACACCTCACAGGAGAAAATTCATCCAAATGATGACGTCAACATGTCGCAAAGTTCCAATGATACATTCCCAACTGCCATGCATATAGCAGCCTATATAAAAATTGTTGAGCGACTACTTCCTGCCATTGAGGAATTGAAAAATACTTTAAATGAAAAAGAAAAATCTTTTATTAGCATTGTAAAAATTGGCCGGACTCACCTCCAGGATGCTACCCCGTTAACATTAGGGCAAGAAATCAGCGGATGGCGGTTTATGCTTGATAAAAATGAACAAATGTTAATTGAATCTGCCCAGCATTTGCTTTCTCTAGCGATTGGCGGAACAGCAGTAGGAACAGGAATAAATGCTGATCCAAAGTTCGGCACGATGGTTGCCGAACAGATAGAAGCGTCAACAGGCTATAAATTTACTTCATCAGAAAATAAATTCCATGCACTAACAAGCCATGATGAAATTGTATATGTACATGGATCTCTAAAAGCATTGGCTGCTGATATGATGAAAATCGCTAACGATGTCCGCTGGTTGGCAAGCGGGCCGAGAAGCGGGATCGGAGAAATCAGTATTCCTGCCAATGAGCCCGGCAGCTCCATCATGCCTGGAAAAGTAAATCCAACTCAAAGTGAAGCCATGACAATGGTGGCATGCCAGGTTTTTGGAAACGACGCGGCGATTGGATTTGCAGCAAGCCAAGGCAATTTTGAGTTGAATGTATTTAAACCTGTTATTATTCATAACCTCATTCAATCCATCAGGCTGCTTTCAGATGGAATCCGTTCTTTTAAAAAGAATTGTGCTGTCGGTATTGAGGCGAATATCGATGTGATCAAGGGGCATGTGGAACGTTCATTAATGCTTGTTACAGCCTTAAATCCGCATATTGGTTATGAAAAAGCAGCGGAAATTGCAAAGCTTGCTTTTAAAGATAACAGTACGTTAAAAACAGCAGCATTAAAAACTGGTTACTTGACAGAAGAACAGTTTGAGGAATGGATCAAACCGGAGAAAATGGTCTAA
- a CDS encoding alpha/beta-type small acid-soluble spore protein produces MARNNNSNQLLVPGVQEALNQMKFEIAQEFGVSLGADTTSRANGSVGGEITKRLVSMAESQLGGFSR; encoded by the coding sequence ATGGCTCGTAACAACAACTCTAATCAACTTTTAGTACCAGGAGTACAAGAAGCACTTAACCAAATGAAGTTTGAAATTGCTCAAGAGTTTGGTGTTAGCCTCGGAGCAGATACAACTTCTCGTGCAAACGGCTCTGTTGGAGGAGAAATCACGAAGCGTCTTGTTTCAATGGCAGAATCTCAACTTGGCGGATTCAGCCGTTAA
- a CDS encoding ABC transporter ATP-binding protein: MAELKLDHIYKIYDNKVTAVQDFNLHIADKEFIVFVGPSGCGKSTTLRMIAGLEEISKGDFFIDGKRVNDVAPKDRDIAMVFQNYALYPHMTVYDNMAFGLKLRKFPKDEIDRRVKEAAKILGLEAYLTRKPKALSGGQRQRVALGRAIVRDAKVFLMDEPLSNLDAKLRVAMRAEIAKLHRRLNTTTIYVTHDQTEAMTMATRLVVMKDGVIQQVGSPKEVYEKPENVFVGGFIGSPAMNFFNGKLEDGKFVIGKTTIHVPEGKMKYLREQGYVGKNMTLGIRPEDIHDEPVFINSSEGTKISVKIDVAELTGAELLVYATLGEQDFVARLDSRGDVRPGDPLELAFDLNKAHFFDAETEYRIRPQNEK; encoded by the coding sequence ATGGCTGAATTAAAATTGGATCATATCTATAAAATCTATGATAATAAGGTAACAGCTGTTCAAGACTTTAATTTGCATATCGCTGATAAAGAATTTATCGTCTTTGTAGGACCTTCCGGCTGTGGTAAATCAACCACATTACGTATGATCGCCGGACTTGAGGAAATTTCAAAAGGTGATTTTTTCATTGATGGTAAAAGAGTAAATGATGTTGCTCCTAAAGACCGCGATATTGCCATGGTATTCCAAAACTATGCCCTTTATCCACATATGACGGTTTATGATAACATGGCATTTGGGTTAAAGCTTCGTAAATTCCCAAAAGATGAAATTGACCGACGAGTGAAAGAAGCAGCAAAAATTCTTGGCCTGGAAGCCTATTTAACCCGTAAACCTAAAGCCCTTTCCGGCGGTCAGCGTCAACGTGTTGCCCTTGGCCGTGCTATTGTTCGTGACGCAAAGGTATTCTTAATGGACGAACCATTATCCAACCTTGACGCCAAGCTTCGTGTGGCGATGCGTGCAGAAATTGCCAAGCTTCACCGCCGCTTAAATACTACAACCATCTATGTAACCCACGACCAAACAGAAGCTATGACAATGGCCACTCGTTTGGTTGTTATGAAAGATGGAGTCATTCAACAAGTTGGTTCACCTAAAGAAGTATATGAAAAGCCGGAAAATGTTTTTGTTGGCGGCTTTATCGGCTCGCCGGCAATGAACTTCTTTAATGGAAAATTAGAGGATGGCAAATTCGTTATTGGCAAGACAACTATTCATGTTCCTGAAGGAAAAATGAAATACCTGCGCGAGCAAGGCTACGTGGGTAAAAATATGACTCTTGGTATTCGTCCAGAGGATATTCATGACGAACCTGTTTTCATCAATTCATCTGAAGGTACAAAAATCTCCGTCAAAATTGATGTAGCCGAGTTAACTGGTGCAGAATTACTTGTTTATGCAACCCTTGGAGAACAAGACTTTGTTGCCCGTTTAGACTCCCGTGGAGATGTAAGACCTGGCGATCCATTAGAATTGGCATTCGATTTAAACAAAGCCCACTTCTTTGATGCAGAAACAGAATATCGTATTCGCCCACAAAACGAAAAATAA
- a CDS encoding PucR family transcriptional regulator — protein sequence MLKKLLAVYENSMIYYKQPEIVSEEFYYFTDADEKAWISIPKTSINEPELQLLKTLFLKVEERPKPSTSAAKEWYEFLLLNGSLPHHLNGCFRIIQFHITGDGVNQMEVEDALKGFFTEEVVIVWENKSRGMVVEQKKAASLMEEEFQAMLETMESDFYVKMSFFRGKQHVLNDKLRNLFREEKEFFSFAIDHMESPRIYTYERVFPAFLAAHLPLELKLKVIPEIFDLFRHDPEMFATIKVFLENNSNASLTAKKLYIHRNTLQYRIDKFVEKTEIDLKEFYGAFTVFLACLLFEHHA from the coding sequence ATGCTGAAAAAATTATTAGCCGTTTACGAAAATTCCATGATCTATTACAAGCAGCCCGAGATCGTATCTGAAGAATTTTACTATTTCACTGATGCAGACGAAAAGGCATGGATTAGTATTCCGAAAACTTCCATTAATGAACCGGAGCTGCAGCTTTTGAAAACATTGTTTCTTAAGGTAGAGGAGCGGCCAAAACCTTCCACATCTGCAGCAAAAGAGTGGTATGAATTTTTATTGTTAAATGGCTCTCTTCCACATCACTTGAACGGATGTTTCCGCATTATTCAATTTCATATTACAGGTGATGGTGTTAATCAAATGGAAGTTGAAGACGCATTGAAGGGTTTCTTTACAGAGGAAGTAGTAATTGTCTGGGAAAACAAGAGCCGGGGAATGGTCGTGGAACAGAAGAAAGCAGCATCACTTATGGAAGAAGAGTTTCAGGCGATGCTTGAAACGATGGAAAGTGATTTTTACGTTAAAATGTCTTTTTTCAGAGGGAAACAGCATGTTTTGAATGATAAACTCCGAAATTTATTCCGAGAGGAAAAAGAATTTTTCAGCTTTGCGATCGACCATATGGAGTCCCCTAGAATTTATACATATGAACGTGTTTTTCCAGCTTTCCTTGCTGCCCATTTACCTTTGGAATTAAAATTGAAAGTTATTCCAGAAATATTTGATTTATTCCGCCATGACCCTGAGATGTTTGCAACTATTAAAGTTTTTCTGGAAAACAATTCAAATGCAAGTCTTACTGCAAAAAAATTATATATACACCGTAATACACTTCAATACCGGATAGATAAGTTTGTAGAAAAAACTGAAATCGACTTAAAAGAGTTTTATGGAGCGTTTACTGTGTTCCTCGCCTGCTTACTATTTGAACATCATGCCTAA
- a CDS encoding YheE family protein, which yields MIMHFQYKPLFQNKNIPGWTISFYYQKQHYTGIYHQSGKIEWTSVPPMQEDLEGLASQIHELMLFHVYE from the coding sequence ATGATCATGCACTTTCAATATAAACCGCTGTTTCAAAATAAAAATATCCCCGGCTGGACCATTTCGTTTTATTATCAAAAACAACACTATACTGGCATCTATCACCAATCTGGAAAGATTGAATGGACCTCTGTTCCTCCCATGCAGGAAGACCTGGAAGGATTAGCGAGCCAGATTCATGAATTAATGCTTTTTCATGTGTATGAATAA
- a CDS encoding YheC/YheD family endospore coat-associated protein, whose product MKFPLSGPLIGILTASKKDGTIAGNGQLFTELQKKLISYNGISFVFTLDHVRDHSIYGFTYLPDKQRWVQGNFRYPDIIYNRIPFRITEQTEPFRCFIASLKEKRIPFFNPCFIDKFELYDLFNSHSILKDYLPRTIPIRQKQDLLFFINAHKCIYLKPAKSSKGKGIYRLKLRSPYIHLEGINQMEVIPSFDQFWEKWSSKLQEKEYLAQESIDPEEYEGYRFDFRILAHGEGNTYVPTGVGIRQSQEQEVTTHIPSGGRLLPYERIQTNDHDHFIQTIVPYIGKALSERFGYFGEFSIDAGVSKTGQYFIYEVNSKPMSFDEPEIEERKIEQLCRLFLQLANFH is encoded by the coding sequence ATGAAGTTCCCACTATCTGGACCACTTATCGGGATCTTGACAGCCAGCAAAAAGGACGGCACGATTGCAGGGAATGGACAATTATTTACAGAATTACAAAAGAAGCTTATTTCATATAATGGAATAAGCTTTGTTTTCACACTTGATCATGTGAGAGACCATTCAATTTACGGATTCACCTACTTGCCCGACAAACAGCGATGGGTACAAGGCAATTTCCGATACCCTGATATTATTTATAATCGGATTCCCTTTCGAATAACAGAACAAACAGAGCCATTTCGGTGTTTTATTGCCAGCTTAAAGGAGAAAAGAATACCGTTTTTTAATCCATGTTTTATTGATAAATTTGAACTTTACGATCTTTTTAATAGTCACTCCATTCTCAAGGATTACCTGCCTAGAACCATACCAATCCGGCAAAAACAGGATTTATTATTTTTTATAAATGCACATAAATGCATTTATTTAAAACCAGCAAAATCTTCGAAAGGCAAAGGGATCTATCGATTAAAACTACGGTCTCCATATATCCATCTAGAAGGAATCAATCAGATGGAAGTCATTCCTTCGTTCGACCAATTTTGGGAGAAATGGAGCAGCAAACTACAGGAAAAGGAATATCTGGCTCAAGAAAGCATTGATCCCGAAGAGTATGAAGGATATCGGTTTGATTTTCGCATCCTCGCCCATGGGGAAGGAAATACCTACGTACCAACAGGTGTTGGAATTCGACAATCTCAAGAACAGGAAGTCACCACACACATTCCCTCAGGCGGGAGACTCCTTCCTTATGAAAGAATCCAGACCAACGATCATGACCATTTTATACAAACAATCGTTCCATATATCGGTAAAGCTTTATCAGAACGTTTTGGCTATTTTGGTGAATTCTCGATTGATGCAGGCGTGAGCAAGACGGGACAATATTTCATTTATGAAGTCAATTCCAAACCAATGAGCTTTGATGAACCCGAGATTGAAGAGAGAAAAATCGAACAGCTCTGCCGTTTATTCCTTCAACTAGCCAATTTCCATTAA
- a CDS encoding YheC/YheD family endospore coat-associated protein, translated as MRKRYLIEVVQNDQMIVFCPPAILKDKTIKRIAFGSKSIAVDFLPHPDHTDRIVISRVIQKALLFPNFKLPLHVFIEGQNLYIGPLVGIFTAGFLHSEEEDQPIGERTQFFSKLLSVNKTVGALPFIFGEQHIDWEHGTIEGYFYNHREWQKHQIPFPNVIYDRLPNRRSEGIPRLIKVKERLQKEYLIPWYNPGFFNKLEVYERLQQEPTVEEYLPETQAFTSFSMIETMLSNYGHVFIKPKNGSLGLGVHQIIYDKYDDDYFCRFQDKNEINRLRKFSTLEQLVNNIFANQSLERMIVQQGIHLLRIDHRPVDFRVHTNKDDFGNWHVSALAAKIAGPGSVTTHKRSGGEIRTIHEIFQKTEGDQYIEKLSNAALLLSKALDKQIEGIIGEIGFDLGIDKNGDVWLFEANSKPGRSIFSHPELKQFDFLTRQLSIAFAVFLTEQSLLYPEELFQ; from the coding sequence ATGAGAAAACGTTATCTCATTGAAGTCGTGCAAAATGATCAAATGATTGTTTTTTGCCCACCGGCCATTCTTAAGGATAAGACAATCAAGAGAATCGCATTCGGCTCGAAATCGATTGCAGTTGATTTTCTTCCACATCCTGATCATACCGATCGAATTGTTATTAGCAGAGTGATTCAAAAAGCTCTGCTTTTTCCAAATTTCAAGTTGCCGCTCCATGTGTTTATTGAAGGGCAAAATTTATATATTGGTCCGCTTGTCGGTATCTTCACAGCAGGCTTTCTTCACTCAGAAGAAGAAGACCAGCCGATTGGCGAAAGAACACAGTTCTTTTCAAAGCTCCTATCTGTTAATAAAACGGTTGGTGCTCTTCCATTCATTTTTGGCGAGCAGCACATTGATTGGGAGCACGGAACAATTGAAGGCTATTTTTACAATCACAGAGAATGGCAAAAACACCAAATTCCCTTCCCGAATGTGATTTATGACAGGCTCCCTAACAGAAGAAGTGAAGGAATACCAAGATTAATCAAGGTAAAGGAGCGGCTGCAAAAGGAATATCTAATCCCGTGGTATAACCCTGGATTTTTCAACAAGCTAGAGGTGTATGAACGCTTGCAGCAAGAGCCCACAGTGGAAGAATATCTTCCAGAAACACAAGCTTTCACATCGTTTTCAATGATTGAAACCATGCTTTCAAATTATGGCCACGTTTTTATAAAGCCAAAAAACGGCAGCCTCGGCCTGGGTGTACATCAAATTATCTATGATAAATATGACGATGATTATTTCTGCAGGTTTCAGGATAAAAATGAAATCAACCGGCTGCGAAAATTCTCAACCTTAGAGCAATTGGTTAATAACATTTTTGCCAATCAATCACTGGAGCGGATGATTGTCCAACAAGGAATCCATTTATTACGTATTGACCATCGTCCTGTAGACTTCCGTGTTCATACGAATAAAGATGACTTCGGAAATTGGCACGTATCCGCTCTTGCAGCCAAAATTGCTGGTCCAGGAAGCGTGACGACACATAAACGGAGTGGCGGCGAAATAAGAACCATTCATGAGATCTTCCAAAAGACAGAAGGAGACCAATATATTGAAAAGCTTTCCAATGCCGCTCTCCTCTTAAGTAAAGCCCTCGATAAACAAATTGAAGGAATCATTGGGGAAATCGGGTTTGATTTAGGAATTGACAAAAACGGAGATGTTTGGCTTTTTGAGGCGAATTCTAAGCCAGGAAGATCCATTTTCAGTCATCCTGAATTAAAACAATTTGATTTTCTCACCAGACAGCTATCGATTGCTTTTGCAGTTTTTCTTACAGAGCAATCCTTGTTATATCCGGAGGAATTATTTCAATGA
- a CDS encoding YheC/YheD family endospore coat-associated protein: protein MLTFGIMSLSLESEEAYMNEIALHAEPCGMECYRFIPSQINPHTLHVNGKKFDTKTKRWINKEFPIPSIIYDRCFYGEDEHSKQCMPIISWLKNRKDITFLGYGLPNKLELYHALKNTPLSPYLPPTQPASNVKMVLKEMADKKRIILKPINGAHGYGIYTLKQNDKTILVKTEKQKQMISRIFPNEAKLNQWLQSLLSKRPYLIQPYLDLVNENLEPFDIRVLLQKNEFGNWGELGRGIRHGSPGGILSNLSAGGSCSTFSEWASSLPVAKAEYMSQEIGYILSELPLILENAFLPLFEIGVDIGVAQNGSIWILDINSKPGRKVLLQTRPDVKETLYLAPLLYGKYLSETDQSERKNFYEKTLSH from the coding sequence ATGCTTACTTTTGGAATTATGAGTTTAAGCCTTGAAAGTGAAGAAGCATATATGAATGAAATTGCCTTACATGCTGAACCCTGCGGCATGGAGTGTTACCGGTTTATCCCTTCTCAAATCAATCCGCATACACTTCATGTGAATGGAAAAAAATTTGATACAAAAACGAAAAGATGGATTAATAAGGAATTTCCCATTCCGTCGATTATTTATGATCGATGTTTTTACGGTGAGGATGAGCATTCCAAGCAATGTATGCCAATCATATCTTGGTTAAAGAATCGGAAAGATATTACCTTTTTAGGCTATGGCCTACCAAATAAACTTGAACTTTATCATGCGCTTAAGAATACTCCTTTATCACCTTATTTGCCGCCTACACAGCCTGCCTCTAATGTAAAGATGGTACTGAAAGAAATGGCAGATAAAAAGAGGATTATTTTAAAACCAATTAACGGTGCGCATGGATACGGGATCTATACGCTTAAACAAAACGATAAAACGATCTTAGTTAAAACGGAAAAACAAAAGCAAATGATTTCGCGAATTTTCCCTAATGAGGCCAAGCTCAATCAATGGCTACAGTCTTTACTTTCGAAACGTCCATATCTGATCCAACCTTATCTTGATTTAGTCAACGAAAATCTGGAGCCTTTTGATATTCGTGTTCTTCTGCAAAAAAATGAATTTGGCAACTGGGGGGAACTTGGCAGGGGTATTCGGCACGGAAGTCCTGGCGGAATTTTATCAAATTTAAGTGCTGGCGGCTCTTGTAGCACTTTTTCTGAATGGGCATCGTCCCTTCCGGTAGCAAAAGCCGAATATATGTCGCAAGAAATAGGCTACATTCTATCCGAACTTCCCCTCATACTAGAAAACGCCTTTTTGCCGTTATTCGAAATTGGTGTTGATATTGGGGTGGCACAAAACGGCTCTATCTGGATTCTTGATATAAATTCAAAACCGGGAAGGAAGGTTTTGCTGCAAACAAGACCTGATGTGAAAGAAACCCTCTACCTTGCACCGCTTCTATATGGTAAGTATCTTTCAGAGACGGACCAATCAGAAAGGAAGAATTTTTATGAGAAAACGTTATCTCATTGA
- a CDS encoding YheC/YheD family endospore coat-associated protein yields the protein MRPTISITVIPRKSDNQSDSLVQISRQVISQLHININNSEALKIALGGSIINAKIQEIDQTAAEIHIPETVLLELKLPFQRYKFKVCYYADLHLLQLGPVIALLTNFTVSDNKEPHFRSVHKFCEELHHGISESGGFFYVFSYGQFPKNAFYLDNGKWLSAKLPLPDVIYNRIHSRKLEKSHSFNQFREQLQTLAIPMFNDRFLSKWDVYEQIIQEDSLVPYIPETRIFSKSNLLDLVQKYESVFMKPVNGSQGRNIIKLFKIGENQYTFLFTLTDSLETGIRKLILEDLYEQIMPLLQNRIYLLQQGITFASYDARTMDFRVLCHKNSLHQWVVTSIVARVAAQGEFVSNLAKGGMILKPLKALKTVFSQKTAFEAYRNMKELALKVAETVSYSEQGITGELGIDLGIDMNGKPWLIEVNSKPSKEFEDSQSKIRPSAQAIIQFCNQLAFERKFE from the coding sequence ATGAGGCCAACCATATCTATTACCGTCATTCCAAGGAAGTCTGACAACCAATCTGATTCCCTTGTCCAAATATCTCGTCAAGTAATTTCTCAGCTACACATTAACATCAATAATAGTGAAGCTTTGAAAATCGCACTCGGAGGAAGCATTATTAATGCGAAAATCCAGGAGATTGACCAAACAGCAGCTGAAATCCACATACCCGAAACAGTTCTACTAGAATTAAAACTTCCCTTTCAAAGATACAAATTCAAGGTCTGTTATTACGCGGATCTCCATTTGCTCCAGCTTGGTCCTGTTATAGCATTGTTAACAAATTTTACAGTTTCTGATAACAAAGAGCCTCATTTTCGTTCGGTCCATAAATTTTGCGAGGAGCTTCATCATGGCATTTCTGAATCAGGCGGTTTTTTTTACGTATTTTCATATGGTCAATTTCCAAAGAATGCTTTTTACCTTGATAACGGTAAATGGCTTTCAGCTAAGCTCCCTTTGCCAGATGTCATTTATAATAGGATCCATTCTCGTAAACTGGAGAAAAGCCACTCCTTTAACCAGTTTCGCGAGCAGCTTCAAACGCTGGCGATTCCGATGTTTAATGACCGCTTTCTTTCCAAATGGGACGTATACGAGCAAATCATACAAGAGGATTCGCTCGTTCCTTATATCCCAGAGACTAGAATTTTTTCTAAATCCAATTTGTTAGACCTAGTGCAAAAATATGAATCTGTCTTTATGAAACCTGTGAATGGCAGCCAAGGAAGAAACATCATTAAATTGTTCAAAATTGGAGAAAACCAATACACTTTTCTTTTTACACTCACAGACTCATTAGAAACTGGAATCAGGAAATTGATCCTGGAAGACCTTTACGAACAAATAATGCCCCTGCTGCAAAATCGGATTTATCTTCTGCAGCAAGGGATCACATTTGCATCATATGATGCCCGGACAATGGATTTTAGGGTTTTATGCCATAAAAACTCGCTTCATCAGTGGGTCGTTACTTCCATTGTTGCCCGAGTTGCTGCCCAAGGCGAATTTGTATCCAATTTAGCAAAAGGAGGAATGATTTTAAAGCCTCTGAAAGCATTAAAAACTGTTTTCAGTCAAAAAACGGCATTCGAAGCCTATAGGAATATGAAGGAATTGGCCCTTAAAGTTGCTGAAACTGTCAGCTATAGTGAGCAAGGGATTACAGGGGAACTTGGAATAGATCTAGGAATTGATATGAATGGAAAGCCATGGCTGATTGAAGTGAACTCTAAACCTTCTAAAGAATTCGAAGATAGTCAGAGTAAAATCAGACCTTCAGCACAAGCCATTATACAATTTTGCAACCAACTTGCATTCGAAAGGAAGTTTGAATAA
- a CDS encoding YlbF family regulator — MAVNLHDSAYAVEAAIRGSEEFLNLKRMYDQVNADPAAKKMFDQFRQIQMNLQQKQMMGQDISEQEIQQAQSSVTLVQQNPKIASLMQAEQRMNTVIGELNQIIMKPLAELYGQM; from the coding sequence ATGGCAGTTAATTTGCATGATTCTGCATATGCGGTAGAAGCCGCTATTCGCGGGAGTGAAGAATTTTTAAATTTAAAGAGAATGTATGATCAGGTAAATGCCGATCCTGCTGCAAAAAAAATGTTCGACCAGTTCCGTCAAATTCAAATGAACCTTCAACAAAAACAAATGATGGGCCAGGATATTTCGGAGCAGGAAATCCAACAGGCACAGTCATCCGTTACACTTGTTCAACAAAATCCAAAAATTGCTAGTCTAATGCAAGCAGAACAACGGATGAATACGGTGATTGGTGAATTAAACCAAATCATTATGAAGCCGCTGGCAGAATTATACGGACAGATGTAG
- a CDS encoding Cof-type HAD-IIB family hydrolase produces MIYRLLALNIDGTLLQTNGRLHKATKEAIEYVQQKGIYVTLVTSRSFPTAKKVAKALKIKSPLITYQGALVASSDDKTVYTKRINEHITYDAIRFLEAFPCQIRLVHEKFALANKFKHQQNLLGKTVLSTGDSMFFSQQFVPSLTEHLHDQPVSPLKIEVYFEEEHDLEDAVTALEGMFVEIDAIRVNKLRLDIVPCGASKLTGLAHLGDLLGFDLKEMVYIGDSFDDIPLIEAAGLGVSMGNAPYEVKKASDWVTRPENELGVAYMVKEHFRKQQPIEFLRKMKIIKK; encoded by the coding sequence ATGATTTATCGCTTGCTTGCATTAAATATTGATGGCACGCTACTTCAGACAAATGGCAGGCTTCATAAAGCAACAAAAGAAGCCATTGAATATGTGCAGCAAAAGGGAATCTATGTAACACTCGTTACGTCGAGAAGCTTCCCTACAGCAAAAAAAGTAGCAAAGGCGTTAAAAATAAAATCACCGCTCATTACTTATCAAGGAGCATTAGTCGCAAGCTCCGACGACAAAACGGTTTATACCAAACGCATCAATGAGCATATTACCTATGATGCAATCCGTTTCCTTGAAGCATTTCCATGCCAAATCCGTCTCGTACATGAGAAGTTTGCATTAGCCAATAAGTTTAAGCATCAGCAAAATCTATTGGGAAAAACGGTGTTATCTACTGGAGATTCTATGTTCTTTTCACAGCAATTTGTACCATCATTAACTGAGCATTTACATGATCAACCGGTTTCTCCTCTAAAGATTGAAGTTTATTTTGAAGAGGAACATGACCTGGAGGATGCTGTTACAGCACTTGAAGGTATGTTTGTAGAAATTGATGCCATTCGTGTGAATAAGTTAAGGCTGGACATTGTTCCATGTGGTGCCTCTAAATTGACCGGGTTAGCGCACCTTGGAGATTTGCTTGGATTTGACCTCAAAGAAATGGTTTATATTGGCGATAGCTTTGACGATATTCCTTTGATTGAAGCAGCAGGGCTTGGCGTGTCAATGGGGAATGCCCCATACGAGGTGAAAAAAGCCTCTGACTGGGTGACGCGGCCTGAAAACGAGCTGGGAGTAGCCTATATGGTAAAGGAACATTTCCGAAAACAGCAGCCAATCGAGTTTTTAAGAAAAATGAAGATTATAAAAAAATGA